From one Anopheles bellator chromosome 1, idAnoBellAS_SP24_06.2, whole genome shotgun sequence genomic stretch:
- the LOC131206312 gene encoding uncharacterized protein LOC131206312 yields the protein MTLLFFLERLLDRGEPRTLHDLSCQFGARGFTKEMRQIVDGSQSGLKKFLAQYPALFEINGDFVHINSYQSNNQDDSSVSGKRDYIKEAKDYFKHKLLQYGKGTEVPIRSLLGHRSQASPQVRHISGQHIREFTEFLLKHPDTFQVIENESVVLVGCEDEEEVPASERLHLPNSTIDTQATQQLLDSFATVIEIKGPILVDQLFHMVTSNFPQEQWFHMFKNPSDLKTFLKLFSDCFHIQSNLVTLLQKPKLSDAHIRQAQDKLNLSNSTFQGGQHHQSNHSLGNISSHSGGSSGSPHNLQAGGYIGRDVGGGSGSSMMGSANGSSNTSRTASPKNMIGDFKLNEPVSVGLGGGAANVPNASTLVTTMKSEPNSGFDSLLITNDFKMENLCPRNCPMLTSYSTTNTQDSRVGSDRTANSVTTANTVTSSVGAAVSPKNQTLKQRINSLVIKTLAENLEKDKHSMSAIQQQQQQHGNAAVSTSGPATGGTAAGQGGAMSPTPPPMASVGSGSASPVHSNNYFIGDTWKIKVLQNTRVIATVKESLFVTNAILRSALEEQAIVSFDCEGINLGVRGQITMVQLGTTRGEAFIFDIATCPDMVVEGGLKEILESEKVVKVIHDCRNDSVNLFNQFQILLRNVFDTQSAHAVLQFQDQGKQVYKVKNVSLNTLCEMYNATVNPMKDQLKNVYRRDQKYWARRPLTRDMLLYAAGDVLILINEQLYLNMATSIKSEYRELLSELCTEQILMLIRPVDVKMRKKQRKVRSEIQDLKVKLKSASKNIVLSNREIRLLRYMDLTEEEKEKLRVSYKVAKKLDKLENYDRDRCDQSDSDDECDATEQDYQSMDSVPSDNSLPGTGTAGSGTFSPKSSEPPSLTESMQLMDEILSNTTMDRMAKIDKLEAILSAATLLPNDQSFADTMSSFNANTIVVTNDNVLQPAKEKDAKGRTNKPGSKIAARLQHSVTPPPAPLTGHYQHSAQHHHPMPPKETKDAGCQTLSTGDIVITKIFFKEDQDKAKAQSSADNMLTTPSTAQPTDMLKKNGTTGGGALEMMGSGKQAQAQSA from the exons ATGACGCTGCTGTTCTTTCTTGAGCGCCTGCTCGATCGTGGCGAACCGAGGACGCTGCACGACCTTTCCTGCCAGTTTGGGGCGCGCGGATTCACCAAAGAAATGCGTCAGATCGTCGACGGTAGTCAATCAG GCCTAAAGAAGTTTCTTGCCCAATATCCGGCCCTGTTCGAGATAAATGGTGATTTTGTGCACATCAACTCGTACCAGTCGAACAACCAGGATGATTCGTCGGTTTCGGGAAAACGAGATTACATTAAAGAGGCGAAAGACTACTTCAAGCACAAACTGCTCCAGTACGGCAAAGGCACGGAGGTGCCCATTCGCAGTCTGCTCGGGCATCGTAGCCAGGCATCGCCTCAAGTGCGCCACATCTCCGGGCAGCACATTCGCGAGTTTACCGAATTTCTCCTCAAACACCCGGACACGTTCCAGGTGATCGAGAATGAGAGCGTCGTGCTGGTGGGCTGtgaggacgaagaagaggtGCCGGCTTCCGAGAGGCTCCACCTTCCGAACTCGACGATCGATACACAAGCGACTCAGCAGCTGCTGGACTCGTTTGCTACGGTGATCGAGATCAAGGGCCCCATTCTGGTCGATCAGCTGTTCCACATGGTGACGTCGAACTTCCCGCAGGAGCAGTGGTTTCACATGTTTAAGAACCCCAGCGATCTGAAAACGTTTTTGAAACTGTTCTCCGACTGCTTCCACATCCAGTCTAATCTAGTCACGCTGCTGCAGAAACCGAAACTGTCCGATGCGCACATCCGCCAGGCGCAGGACAAGTTGAACCTCTCCAATAGCACTTTCCAGGGTGGTCAGCACCATCAGAGTAATCATAGTTTAGGTAATATCAGTAGCCACAGCGGTGGGTCTTCCGGGAGTCCACACAATCTACAGGCCGGCGGTTACATCGGCCGGGACGTCGGTGGAGGCAGTGGAAGCAGCATGATGGGTAGTGCGAACGGAAGTAGCAACACCAGCCGGACGGCTTCACCGAAAAATATGATCGGAGATTTCAAGCTAAACGaaccggtgtcggtgggtcTCGGTGGAGGCGCTGCTAACGTGCCCAATGCTTCGACGCTTGTGACGACCAtgaaaagcgaaccgaacagTGGCTTCGATAGTTTGCTCATAACGAACGAtttcaaaatggaaaatctgTGCCCAAGAAACTGCCCAATGCTAACGAGCTACTCGACGACCAA CACTCAGGACTCCCGGGTAGGGAGCGACAGAACCGCCAACAGTGTGACGACAGCCAATACCGTCACTAGCAGTGTTGGTGCGGCTGTGAGTCCCAAAAATCAAACGCTCAAGCAACGCATCAATAGTCTCGTGATCAAAACGCTTGCCGAGAACCTGGAGAAGGATAAACACTCGATGAGTGCgatccaacagcagcaacaacaacacggtaACGCCGCGGTCTCGACATCCGGTCCTGCGACGGGCGGAACCGCCGCCGGTCAGGGAGGCGCCATGTCTCCGACGCCTCCTCCGATGGCGTCCGTCGGTAGTGGCAGTGCAAGTCCGGTCCACTCGAACAATTACTTCATTGGCGATACGTGGAAGATCAAGGTGCTGCAGAATACGCGGGTAATTGCTACGGTTAAAGAATCGCTGTTCGTGACCAACGCCATCCTAAGGTCCGCCCTTGAGGAACAGGCAATCGTTTCCTTCGACTGTGAGGGCATCAATCTGGGTGTCCGTGGCCAGATAACAATGGTACAGCTTGGCACAACGCGTGGCGAAGCGTTCATTTTCGACATTGCCACCTGTCCCGATATGGTAGTTGAAGGAGGGCTGAAGGAGATCCTCGAGTCTGAGAAGGTGGTAAAGGTGATACATGACTGCCGGAATGACTCGGTCAATCTGTTCAACCAGTTCCAGATACTGTTGCGGAACGTGTTCGATACTCAG tCTGCACACGCGGTGCTGCAGTTCCAGGACCAGGGAAAGCAGGTGTACAAGGTCAAGAACGTATCCCTCAATACATTATGCGAGATGTATAATGCAACCGTGAACCCGATGAAGGACCAGCTGAAGAACGTTTATCGGCGCGACCAGAAGTACTGGGCGCGGAGGCCATTGACACGGGATATGCTATTGTACGCTGCCGGAGACGTGTTGATTCTGATCAATGAACAACTCTACCTCAACATGGCGAC ATCAATCAAGTCTGAATACCGTGAGCTGCTGTCGGAGCTGTGTACTGAGCAGATTTTAATGCTAATCCGCCCAGTGGACGTAAAGATGCGCAAGAAGCAACGGAAGGTGCGATCGGAAATTCAGGACCTAAAGGTGAAACTAAAATCCGCCAGCAAAAACATTGTCCTGAGCAATCGAGAAATCAGACTGTTGAG GTATATGGATTTGACGgaggaggaaaaggaaaagctgAGAGTGTCGTACAAGGTAGCGAAAAAGTTGgacaaattggaaaattacGACCGTGATCGCTGTGATCAGAGCGATTCGGACGATGAGTGTGACGCCACGGAGCAGGACTACCAGAGTATGGACAGTGTTCCGTCCGACAACTCGTTGCCTGGGACGGGTACGGCAGGCAGTGGAACGTTTTCACCGAAGAGCTCCGAACCGCCCAGCCTGACCGAGTCAATGCAGCTGATGGACGAGATCCTGTCCAACACAACAATGGACAGAATGGCGAAGATCGACAAACTGGAAGCGATCCTTTCCGCCGCTACCCTACTGCCGAACGACCAG TCGTTCGCGGACACTATGTCCAGCTTCAATGCCAATACAATTGTAGTAACGAACGATAATGTTCTACAGCCAGCAAAGGAGAAAGACGCCAAAGG GCGTACGAACAAACCCGGTTCGAAAATAGCGGCCCGTTTGCAACACTCTGTAACGCCTCCACCGGCTCCGTTAACCGGCCACTATCAGCATTCAGCACAGCACCATCATCCGATGCCACCGAAGGAAACGAAGGATGCGGGATGTCAAACGCTCAGCACTGGCGATATTGTGATTACGAAGATATTTTTCAAGGAGGATCAAGACAAGGCGAAGGCGCAATCGTCCGCCGACAACATGCTCACCACGCCGTCCACGGCTCAGCCGACGGACATGCTCAAGAAAAACGGTActaccggtggtggcgctctCGAGATGATGGGCAGCGGGAAGCAAGCGCAAGCGCAGAGTGCCTGA